The following coding sequences are from one Streptomyces venezuelae window:
- a CDS encoding acyl-CoA dehydrogenase family protein — MDFTFTEEQQAVVEAAKALFADVEPDGVPSPALTPGAVAEDFDRALWSRLADADLLGVLVAPEHGGVGLDVIALCLVLRESAKVLARVPLLESSAAAFAIRADGSAELKRRLLPSVVRGDLVLTVAANGRTGHDPADLAVTAQRDGDSWVLDGLQTGVPWVQNADLVIVPAHTPEGHTVLALVPRPHDGLTIAEQISTSGERLGELRLAAVRVAASDVIEADGAWDRLRDLLATGTCALALGLGEGVLRMTSEYVSKREQFGHPVATFQAVAVQAADRYIDLRAMEVTLWQAAWRVSTGADGALPATGDVAVAKIWASDGVRRVVQTAQHLHGGFGADTDYSLHRYHAWAKQLELSLGPAAAHEETLGDLLAAHALG; from the coding sequence GTGGACTTCACCTTCACCGAGGAACAGCAGGCCGTGGTCGAGGCGGCGAAGGCGCTCTTCGCGGACGTCGAGCCGGACGGGGTGCCCAGTCCCGCCCTCACCCCCGGTGCCGTCGCCGAGGACTTCGACCGCGCCCTGTGGTCCCGGCTCGCCGACGCCGACCTCCTCGGCGTACTCGTCGCTCCGGAACACGGCGGCGTGGGCCTGGACGTCATCGCCCTGTGCCTGGTGCTGCGCGAGTCCGCGAAGGTGCTCGCCCGGGTGCCTCTCCTGGAGAGCAGCGCGGCCGCGTTCGCGATCCGGGCCGACGGGAGCGCCGAATTGAAGCGGAGGCTGCTGCCCTCGGTCGTGCGCGGCGACCTGGTCCTGACGGTCGCCGCCAACGGCCGCACCGGCCACGACCCGGCCGACCTCGCCGTCACCGCGCAGCGCGACGGCGACAGCTGGGTCCTGGACGGGCTCCAGACCGGCGTGCCCTGGGTGCAGAACGCGGATCTCGTGATCGTGCCCGCTCACACCCCCGAAGGCCACACCGTCCTCGCGCTCGTCCCCCGCCCCCACGACGGCCTGACCATCGCCGAACAGATCTCCACCAGTGGCGAGCGTCTGGGCGAGCTCCGCCTGGCGGCCGTGCGCGTCGCCGCGTCCGACGTCATCGAGGCCGACGGCGCGTGGGACCGGCTGCGCGACCTGCTCGCCACCGGGACCTGTGCGCTCGCGCTCGGGCTCGGCGAGGGCGTGCTGCGCATGACGAGCGAATACGTCAGCAAGCGGGAACAGTTCGGCCACCCCGTGGCCACGTTCCAGGCGGTGGCCGTGCAAGCGGCCGACCGCTACATCGACCTGCGCGCGATGGAGGTCACCCTCTGGCAGGCCGCCTGGCGCGTGAGCACCGGCGCGGACGGCGCCCTGCCCGCGACCGGGGACGTCGCCGTGGCGAAGATCTGGGCTTCGGACGGCGTACGCAGGGTCGTGCAGACGGCCCAGCACCTGCACGGCGGCTTCGGCGCGGACACCGACTACTCCCTGCACCGCTACCACGCCTGGGCCAAACAGCTGGAGCTCTCCCTCGGCCCGGCGGCCGCCCACGAGGAGACGCTGGGCGACCTGCTGGCCGCC
- a CDS encoding 2Fe-2S iron-sulfur cluster-binding protein, with the protein MARFHPLRVAAVDRLTDDSVTLTFDVPPPLREEYRFTPGQHLAIRRFADGTEIRRTYSICCAAPPVDAPEEPRFLRVGVRLVEDGAFSTYAFKEVSVGDELDVMTPAGRFTLDPAPGRYAAIVGGSGITPVLSIVTTLLEREPKADFCLIRSDRTAASTMFLEEVADLKDRWPDRFQLVTVLSREEQQAGLGSGRLDEERLSQLLPALLPVSEIEGWFLCGPFGLVQGAGRTLRALGVPRRRVHEEIFHVDDGGAVAVASAPSTPAPAHSTVTATLDGRSGTWPVQPGETLLETVLRNRADAPYACKGGVCGTCRAFCVSGEVRMDRNFALEPEETEAGYVLACQSRPATDTVELDFDR; encoded by the coding sequence ATGGCCCGCTTCCACCCGCTCCGGGTAGCGGCGGTCGACCGGCTCACCGACGACTCCGTGACGCTGACGTTCGACGTGCCGCCACCGCTCCGCGAGGAGTACCGCTTCACGCCGGGCCAGCACCTCGCCATCCGCCGCTTCGCGGACGGGACGGAGATCCGGCGTACGTACTCGATCTGTTGCGCGGCACCGCCCGTCGACGCCCCCGAGGAGCCCCGGTTTCTGCGGGTCGGGGTGCGGCTCGTCGAGGACGGCGCCTTCTCCACGTACGCCTTCAAGGAAGTCTCAGTCGGCGACGAGCTGGACGTGATGACGCCGGCCGGGCGGTTCACGCTGGACCCGGCCCCCGGGCGCTATGCGGCGATCGTCGGCGGCAGCGGCATCACACCGGTGCTCTCCATCGTCACCACGCTCCTGGAGCGGGAGCCGAAGGCGGACTTCTGTCTCATACGCAGCGACCGCACCGCCGCGTCGACGATGTTCCTGGAGGAGGTCGCCGACCTCAAGGACCGGTGGCCCGACCGATTCCAGCTGGTCACCGTATTGTCCCGCGAGGAGCAGCAGGCGGGTCTCGGCTCCGGACGGCTCGACGAGGAACGCCTCTCGCAGCTCCTGCCTGCGCTGCTGCCCGTGTCGGAGATCGAGGGCTGGTTCCTGTGCGGGCCGTTCGGCCTGGTGCAGGGTGCGGGGCGGACGCTGCGTGCCCTGGGCGTCCCGCGCCGCCGGGTCCACGAGGAGATCTTCCACGTGGACGACGGAGGCGCCGTCGCCGTCGCCTCGGCCCCTTCGACCCCGGCACCCGCACACAGCACGGTGACGGCGACCCTGGACGGCCGCTCGGGCACCTGGCCCGTGCAGCCCGGTGAGACCCTCCTGGAGACGGTGCTGCGCAACCGCGCCGACGCTCCGTATGCCTGCAAGGGCGGGGTGTGCGGCACGTGCCGGGCCTTCTGCGTCTCGGGCGAGGTGCGGATGGACCGCAACTTCGCGCTGGAGCCGGAGGAGACGGAGGCCGGGTATGTGCTGGCGTGCCAGTCCCGCCCGGCCACGGACACCGTGGAGCTGGACTTCGACCGCTGA
- the paaD gene encoding 1,2-phenylacetyl-CoA epoxidase subunit PaaD — translation MVTTAPTALEAELLALAGSVPDPELPVLTLAELGVVRGVRVLAPGKVDVELTPTYTGCPAIEAMSADIEQVLHDHGVAEVAVRTVLSPAWSTDDISAEGRRKLAEFGIAPPRSHAAGGPVPLSLSIRCPHCGSTDTELLSRFSSTACKALRRCASCREPFDHFKEL, via the coding sequence ATGGTGACCACCGCGCCCACCGCGCTGGAGGCGGAGCTCCTGGCCCTCGCGGGCTCGGTGCCCGACCCCGAGCTGCCCGTGCTGACGCTGGCCGAGCTCGGCGTGGTGCGCGGCGTGCGGGTCCTCGCCCCGGGCAAGGTCGACGTCGAGCTGACCCCCACCTACACGGGCTGCCCCGCGATAGAGGCCATGTCCGCCGACATCGAGCAGGTCCTGCACGACCACGGCGTCGCCGAGGTCGCGGTGCGCACGGTGCTCTCCCCCGCCTGGTCGACCGACGACATAAGCGCCGAGGGGCGCCGCAAGCTGGCCGAGTTCGGCATAGCTCCCCCGCGTTCCCACGCGGCCGGCGGACCCGTTCCGCTGAGCCTGTCGATCCGCTGCCCGCACTGCGGCTCGACCGACACCGAACTGCTCAGCCGCTTCTCCTCCACGGCCTGCAAGGCACTGCGCCGCTGTGCCTCCTGCCGGGAGCCCTTCGACCACTTCAAGGAGTTGTGA